The Streptomyces sp. CC0208 genome window below encodes:
- a CDS encoding metallophosphoesterase — protein MARVPAAVLTLRSILNAVRKPSRALARQYGRRRSHPSVELVHPPHPWVRALGLVAVVLMGAWLGLLIVGNVRVPVGPMNTTMTLRPSLSGGTKINVSPLGALQLDSHQAPVRLDVNVDQLDPERSQALVDHPERLSGLQDEVATDVEHGTLDLALRSCAAVVLGATTLGLAVYRRPRRALAAGGLALTLLAACGGTAYATWNPESVLEPRFSGLLSSAPSLVGNARSIVTEFDVYQKELARLVTNVTKLYDVTSTLPAYQPDPTTIRVLHVSDIHLNPASWKIIASLVEQYKVDVIVDSGDTMDHGTAAENGFLDPIPDLGAPYVWVRGNHDSLTTQRYLEGLKGVHVLDNGKAETIAGLRFAGMGDPQFTPDRSTDPGADESQEAAGDRLAAALRAQRAAGTPVDLAIAHEPSAAREVDGEVPMILSGHLHHQEMEVMKKGTRLRVEGSTGGSGLRAVEGKYPDPIEASILYMDRDTRRLQAWDEIKLGGLGLTTAEVSRHLPEDNQPGATPSPTGSGTGSSTASPTGSP, from the coding sequence ATGGCCCGCGTCCCCGCCGCAGTCCTGACCCTCCGGAGCATCCTGAACGCCGTACGAAAGCCCTCGCGAGCCCTCGCCCGCCAGTACGGCAGGCGCCGCTCCCACCCGTCCGTCGAGCTCGTCCACCCGCCGCACCCCTGGGTCCGCGCCCTCGGTCTGGTCGCCGTCGTCCTCATGGGCGCCTGGCTCGGTCTGCTGATCGTCGGCAACGTCCGGGTCCCGGTCGGCCCCATGAACACCACGATGACCCTGCGCCCGTCCCTGTCCGGCGGCACGAAGATCAACGTCTCTCCGCTCGGCGCGCTCCAACTGGACAGCCACCAGGCCCCGGTCCGCCTCGACGTCAACGTCGACCAGCTCGACCCGGAACGCTCCCAGGCCCTCGTCGACCACCCCGAGCGGCTGTCCGGCCTCCAGGACGAGGTCGCCACGGACGTCGAGCACGGCACCCTCGACCTCGCCCTGCGCTCCTGCGCGGCCGTGGTACTGGGCGCCACCACACTCGGCCTCGCGGTCTACCGCCGCCCCCGCCGGGCCCTCGCGGCCGGCGGACTGGCCCTGACCCTCCTGGCGGCCTGCGGCGGCACGGCGTACGCCACCTGGAACCCCGAGTCGGTCCTGGAGCCCAGGTTCTCGGGGCTGCTCTCCTCCGCCCCCTCCCTGGTCGGCAACGCGCGCAGCATCGTCACCGAGTTCGACGTCTACCAGAAGGAGTTGGCCCGCCTGGTGACGAACGTGACGAAGCTCTACGACGTCACGTCCACGCTCCCCGCCTATCAGCCGGACCCGACCACCATCCGGGTCCTGCACGTCTCCGACATCCATCTCAACCCGGCGAGCTGGAAGATCATCGCCTCGCTGGTGGAGCAGTACAAGGTCGACGTGATCGTCGACTCCGGCGACACCATGGATCACGGCACGGCGGCGGAGAACGGCTTCCTCGACCCGATCCCCGACCTCGGGGCGCCGTACGTCTGGGTCCGCGGCAACCACGACTCCCTCACCACCCAGCGCTACCTGGAGGGCCTCAAGGGCGTCCACGTCCTCGACAACGGCAAGGCGGAGACGATCGCCGGGCTGCGCTTCGCGGGCATGGGCGACCCCCAGTTCACCCCGGACCGCTCCACCGACCCCGGGGCCGACGAGTCCCAGGAGGCGGCGGGCGACCGCCTGGCCGCCGCCCTGCGCGCGCAGCGGGCCGCGGGCACCCCGGTCGACCTCGCGATCGCCCACGAACCCTCGGCGGCCCGGGAGGTCGACGGCGAGGTCCCGATGATCCTGTCGGGCCACCTCCACCACCAGGAGATGGAGGTCATGAAGAAGGGCACCCGGCTGCGCGTCGAGGGCTCGACGGGCGGCAGCGGGCTGCGGGCCGTCGAGGGCAAGTACCCCGACCCCATCGAGGCCTCGATCCTCTACATGGACCGCGACACCCGCCGCCTCCAGGCCTGGGACGAGATCAAACTCGGCGGCCTCGGTCTCACGACGGCGGAGGTCAGCCGCCACCTCCCGGAGGACAACCAGCCGGGAGCGACCCCCTCCCCCACGGGTTCGGGCACGGGCTCCTCCACGGCCTCGCCCACGGGCAGCCCCTAA
- a CDS encoding DEAD/DEAH box helicase, whose product MSISSTDHVVVPENEGTEDVTEATTPEVTFASLGLPEGVVRKLAQNGVTTPFPIQAATIPDALAGKDILGRGRTGSGKTLSFGLPTLARLSGGRTEKHRPRAVILTPTRELAMQVADALQPYGDQLGLKMKVVCGGTSMSNQIYALERGVDVLVATPGRLRDLINRGACSLQDIEVAVIDEADQMSDLGFLPEVTELLDQVPAGGQRMLFSATMENEISTLVKRYLSNPVTHEVDSAQGNVTTMSHHILIVKPKDKAPVTAAIASRKGRTIIFVRTQLGADRIAEQLRESGVKADALHGGMTQGARTRTLADFKDGYVNALVATDVAARGIHVDGIDLVLNVDPAGDHKDYLHRAGRTARAGRTGTVVSLSLPHQRRQIFRLMEDAGVDAGRHIINSGTAFEPEVAEITGARSMTEVQSESAANAAQQAEREVAQLTKELERAQRRATELREEADRLVARAARERGEDPEAAVAAAAEAVVAKEAEVTAEAVVAEQPAERPAYEQPRQRRDERGNYERRDDRRDDRGGRSFERRDDRSSGGFNRDRRDGERGGFRRDDRRDDRGGRSFERRDDRSSGGFNRDRRDDRPSGGFNRDRRDERPSGGFRRDDRPSGGGFNRDRRDDRPSGGGFNRDRRDERPSGGFRRDDRPSGGGFNRDRRDERPSTHRGSDRPFNRDRQGDRPTGGGFRSGGHDRPHGRRDDRPAGSSFGRRDDKPRWKRNG is encoded by the coding sequence ATGTCCATTTCCAGTACTGATCACGTCGTCGTGCCCGAGAACGAGGGCACCGAGGACGTCACCGAGGCCACCACTCCCGAAGTCACCTTCGCGAGCCTCGGTCTCCCCGAGGGCGTCGTGCGCAAGCTCGCCCAGAACGGCGTGACCACCCCCTTCCCGATCCAGGCCGCGACCATCCCGGACGCCCTGGCCGGCAAGGACATCCTCGGCCGTGGCCGCACCGGCTCCGGCAAGACCCTCTCCTTCGGTCTGCCGACCCTGGCCCGCCTCTCCGGCGGCCGCACCGAGAAGCACCGGCCGCGCGCCGTCATCCTCACCCCGACCCGTGAGCTCGCGATGCAGGTCGCGGACGCGCTGCAGCCCTACGGCGACCAGCTCGGCCTGAAGATGAAGGTCGTCTGCGGCGGCACGTCCATGAGCAACCAGATCTACGCCCTGGAGCGCGGTGTCGACGTCCTCGTCGCCACTCCGGGCCGGCTGCGCGACCTCATCAACCGCGGCGCCTGCTCCCTCCAGGACATCGAGGTCGCCGTCATCGACGAGGCCGACCAGATGTCCGACCTGGGCTTCCTGCCCGAGGTCACCGAACTGCTCGACCAGGTCCCGGCCGGCGGCCAGCGGATGCTGTTCTCGGCCACGATGGAGAACGAGATCTCCACGCTGGTCAAGCGCTACCTGAGCAACCCGGTCACGCACGAGGTCGACAGCGCCCAGGGCAACGTCACGACCATGTCGCACCACATCCTGATCGTGAAGCCCAAGGACAAGGCGCCGGTCACCGCGGCCATCGCCTCCCGCAAGGGCCGCACCATCATCTTCGTCCGCACCCAGCTGGGCGCGGACCGCATCGCCGAGCAGCTGCGCGAGTCCGGCGTGAAGGCGGACGCGCTGCACGGCGGCATGACCCAGGGCGCGCGCACCCGCACCCTGGCCGACTTCAAGGACGGCTACGTCAACGCGCTCGTCGCGACCGACGTCGCCGCCCGCGGTATCCACGTCGACGGCATCGACCTCGTCCTGAACGTCGACCCCGCCGGCGACCACAAGGACTACCTGCACCGCGCGGGGCGTACCGCTCGCGCCGGCCGCACCGGCACGGTCGTCTCCCTGTCGCTGCCGCACCAGCGTCGGCAGATCTTCCGGCTGATGGAGGACGCGGGCGTCGACGCCGGGCGTCACATCATCAACTCCGGTACGGCCTTCGAGCCCGAGGTCGCCGAGATCACCGGCGCCCGTTCGATGACCGAGGTCCAGTCCGAGTCCGCGGCCAACGCGGCTCAGCAGGCCGAGCGCGAGGTCGCCCAGCTCACCAAGGAGCTGGAGCGGGCGCAGCGCCGCGCGACCGAGCTGCGCGAGGAGGCCGACCGCCTGGTCGCCCGTGCCGCCCGCGAGCGCGGTGAGGACCCGGAGGCGGCGGTCGCCGCGGCCGCCGAGGCAGTCGTGGCGAAGGAGGCGGAGGTTACGGCCGAGGCCGTGGTCGCCGAGCAGCCCGCCGAGCGTCCGGCGTACGAGCAGCCGCGTCAGCGCCGTGACGAGCGGGGCAACTACGAGCGTCGTGACGACCGTCGGGACGACCGTGGTGGCCGTTCCTTCGAGCGTCGTGACGACCGCTCCTCGGGTGGCTTCAACCGCGACCGCCGTGACGGCGAGCGTGGCGGGTTCCGCCGTGACGACCGTCGGGACGACCGCGGTGGCCGTTCCTTCGAGCGTCGTGACGACCGCTCCTCGGGCGGGTTCAACCGTGACCGCCGTGACGACCGCCCCAGTGGTGGCTTCAACCGTGACCGTCGTGACGAGCGTCCCTCGGGCGGCTTCCGCCGTGACGACCGCCCCTCGGGTGGTGGCTTCAACCGCGACCGCCGCGACGACCGCCCCTCGGGTGGCGGGTTCAACCGTGACCGTCGTGACGAGCGTCCCTCCGGCGGCTTCCGTCGCGACGACCGCCCCTCGGGTGGTGGCTTCAACCGCGACCGCCGCGACGAGCGTCCGTCCACCCACCGGGGCAGCGACCGTCCCTTCAACCGTGACCGTCAGGGCGACCGCCCCACCGGCGGCGGTTTCCGCTCCGGCGGCCACGACCGCCCGCACGGCCGTCGTGACGACCGTCCGGCCGGCTCCTCCTTCGGCCGCCGCGACGACAAGCCGCGCTGGAAGCGCAACGGCTGA
- a CDS encoding metallopeptidase family protein produces MLEMTREEFEELVSEALDRIPPELTRLMDNVAVFVEDEPPKDDPELLGLYEGTPLTDRGEWYAGVLPDRITIYRGPTLRMCETREDVVAETEVTVVHEIAHHFGIDDARLHALGYG; encoded by the coding sequence GTGCTGGAAATGACGCGCGAGGAGTTCGAGGAACTGGTGTCCGAGGCGCTGGACCGGATTCCGCCGGAGCTGACGCGGCTGATGGACAACGTCGCGGTGTTCGTCGAGGACGAACCGCCGAAGGACGATCCCGAGCTGCTCGGGCTGTACGAGGGCACTCCGCTGACCGACCGGGGCGAGTGGTACGCCGGGGTGCTGCCGGACCGCATCACGATCTACCGGGGGCCGACGCTGCGGATGTGCGAGACGCGCGAGGACGTCGTCGCGGAGACGGAGGTGACGGTCGTGCACGAGATCGCCCACCACTTCGGGATCGACGACGCCCGGCTGCATGCCCTCGGGTACGGCTGA
- a CDS encoding VCBS repeat-containing protein, with translation MTRRARIALALASLAALSAGTLTSAGPAAADTTPTPIATDGVWGIDYAAGYLTSVEYRPNGDQYVVGRQLSPDGSTVLEQATRGFAGTYADGTHLERVPCDAAGGCVPLRSTGTQSVGYFQVDEYDKERAQIWGTPTSYHGTEPAVTGGRFVDATGRYFVYDAASTGKQYVDAVNQYRAEDVRLTRSVTAASVWGSALWTPGSGNGVVTQYDLEGKKTVATVSTGAPCTVKELQVIGRWIYWNCGPTGTAGVYDRTAKKNIKVPSGPALVGDGYLVQHDRTAGKLMLTDYHSGTAAAARAIADLPAGNTADQRRLTWSVDKFGGGIAYVDAGHTIRTVPSGVPAQSLGKIEADLDNDYFDASGRNSGNMAWMSTWQLNKPAAWTFTVKNAQGRVDRTLRGSGTAIDLAWDGKTDSGAYAYNGVKSWTLTATAADGGGTYTTSGKVALSGGRQGHHDMGGYAYGELVTLNSSGTLSLQYTNGGGKFDWKQNASGWPAGTVAVPFGDMGKDRCAEILVRMPNGELRRYAGKCGEGSYAPASSHTSLGTGWNAYNVLTAPGDLTGDGRTDLLARKASTGDVYLFANDGASKLKPGVKIRSWATYKKIVGAGDLNGDGFGDVLVQDKAGALWRYDGTGTGQVKERVKVFSTWGTSYNVVVGVGDITGDGKNDLVSRDTGGNLYRNNGDGKGSFGARTKIATGWQGYKGLF, from the coding sequence TTGACCCGGCGTGCCCGGATCGCACTCGCTCTTGCCTCGCTGGCCGCTCTGAGCGCCGGCACCCTGACGTCCGCGGGCCCGGCCGCCGCGGACACCACCCCGACGCCGATCGCCACGGACGGCGTGTGGGGCATCGACTACGCGGCCGGCTACCTGACCAGCGTCGAGTACCGGCCCAACGGCGACCAGTACGTGGTCGGGCGGCAGCTCTCGCCCGACGGCTCCACCGTGCTGGAGCAGGCCACCCGCGGATTCGCCGGCACCTACGCCGACGGCACCCATCTGGAGCGGGTGCCGTGCGACGCGGCGGGCGGGTGCGTGCCGCTGCGCTCCACCGGCACGCAGAGCGTCGGCTACTTCCAGGTCGACGAGTACGACAAGGAGCGCGCCCAGATCTGGGGAACTCCGACCAGCTACCACGGGACGGAACCCGCCGTCACCGGCGGCCGGTTCGTGGACGCCACCGGTCGCTACTTCGTCTACGACGCCGCCTCCACCGGCAAGCAGTACGTCGACGCCGTGAACCAGTACCGGGCCGAGGACGTCCGGCTGACCCGTTCCGTCACCGCCGCCTCCGTATGGGGCTCGGCGCTGTGGACGCCGGGCTCCGGCAACGGCGTGGTCACTCAGTACGACCTGGAGGGGAAGAAGACGGTCGCGACCGTCTCCACCGGCGCCCCCTGCACGGTCAAGGAGCTTCAGGTCATCGGCCGTTGGATCTACTGGAACTGCGGTCCCACGGGCACCGCCGGCGTGTACGACCGTACGGCGAAGAAGAACATCAAGGTGCCCTCGGGACCCGCTCTCGTCGGTGACGGCTACCTCGTCCAGCACGACCGGACGGCCGGCAAGCTGATGCTGACGGACTACCACTCCGGTACGGCCGCCGCCGCGCGCGCGATCGCCGACCTGCCGGCCGGCAACACCGCCGACCAGCGGCGACTGACCTGGTCGGTGGACAAGTTCGGCGGGGGCATCGCCTACGTCGACGCCGGCCACACGATCCGGACCGTGCCGAGCGGGGTACCCGCCCAGTCCCTCGGGAAGATCGAGGCGGACCTGGACAACGACTACTTCGACGCCTCGGGCCGCAACAGCGGCAACATGGCCTGGATGAGCACCTGGCAGCTGAACAAGCCGGCCGCCTGGACCTTCACCGTGAAGAACGCCCAGGGCCGCGTCGACCGCACCCTGAGAGGCAGCGGTACGGCGATCGACCTGGCCTGGGACGGGAAGACGGACTCGGGCGCCTACGCGTACAACGGCGTGAAGTCCTGGACGCTGACCGCGACCGCCGCCGACGGCGGGGGCACGTACACGACGAGCGGCAAGGTCGCGCTCAGCGGCGGCCGCCAGGGCCACCACGACATGGGCGGCTACGCCTACGGCGAGCTGGTCACCCTCAACTCCTCGGGCACCCTGAGCCTCCAGTACACCAACGGCGGGGGCAAGTTCGACTGGAAGCAGAACGCGTCCGGCTGGCCCGCCGGCACGGTGGCCGTGCCCTTCGGCGACATGGGCAAGGACCGTTGTGCCGAGATACTGGTCCGGATGCCGAACGGCGAGCTGCGCCGCTACGCGGGCAAGTGCGGCGAGGGCTCGTACGCCCCGGCGAGCAGCCACACCTCCCTCGGCACCGGCTGGAACGCGTACAACGTCCTCACCGCCCCCGGCGACCTGACCGGGGACGGCCGTACCGACCTGCTGGCCCGCAAGGCGTCGACCGGTGACGTCTACCTGTTCGCCAACGACGGCGCGAGCAAGCTCAAGCCGGGCGTGAAGATCCGCAGCTGGGCGACGTACAAGAAGATCGTCGGGGCCGGGGACCTCAACGGCGACGGCTTCGGGGACGTTCTGGTCCAGGACAAGGCCGGGGCGCTGTGGCGCTACGACGGCACCGGCACCGGCCAGGTCAAGGAGCGGGTGAAGGTCTTCTCCACCTGGGGAACCTCCTACAACGTGGTCGTCGGCGTCGGTGACATCACCGGGGACGGCAAGAACGACCTGGTCTCCCGGGACACGGGCGGCAACCTGTACCGCAACAACGGTGACGGCAAGGGCTCGTTCGGGGCGCGCACGAAGATCGCCACCGGCTGGCAGGGCTACAAGGGCCTTTTCTAG
- a CDS encoding DUF6274 family protein — protein MAASVRHETRALLRAHLSAASSYRHLTRHCPICHRLLRLAMDSAPAVGPLPGESREDERPSPA, from the coding sequence ATGGCGGCATCGGTCAGGCACGAGACGCGGGCGCTGCTCCGCGCCCATCTGTCGGCCGCGTCGTCGTATCGGCATCTGACCCGCCACTGCCCGATCTGCCACCGCCTGTTGCGGCTGGCGATGGACTCCGCCCCGGCAGTCGGCCCCCTCCCGGGGGAGTCGCGGGAAGACGAGAGGCCCTCCCC
- the hrpA gene encoding ATP-dependent RNA helicase HrpA — protein MSTHPAPAPGTPAFGELAARLTELSLRDAHRLGRRLEGARKIRKPQARAAVLAEIEAEVGKGEERVGARRTRVPAVSYPEQLPVSQKKDDIAAAIRDHQVVIVAGETGSGKTTQIPKICLELGRGVKGMIGHTQPRRIAARTVAERVAEELDTPLGEAVGWKVRFTDQVNPEATFVKLMTDGILLAEIQTDRELRAYDTIIIDEAHERSLNIDFLLGYLAQLLPKRPDLKVVITSATIDPERFSRHFGDAPIVEVSGRTYPVEVRYRPLLEEDSDDSDRDQITAICDAVEELQGEGKGDILVFLSGEREIRDTADALTKKAYRFTEVLPLYARLSHAEQHRVFQPHTGRRIVLATNVAETSLTVPGIKYVIDPGFARISRYSHRTKVQRLPIEPVSQASANQRKGRCGRTSDGICIRLYSEEDFDARPEFTDAEILRTNLASVILQMTAAGLGDIEKFPFIDPPDHRNIRDGVQLLQELGALDPEQKDARKRLTDTGRKLAQLPVDPRLARMVLEADKNGCVREVMVIAAALSIQDPRERPADKQTQADQQHARFKDETSDFLAYLNLWRYVREQQKERGSSSFRRMCKQEYLNFLRIREWQDIYSQLRTVAKQMGIHLNEDDAPDQSVHVSLLAGLLSHIGMKDVKDGNKNEYLGARSAKFAIFPGSALFKKQPRFVMSAELVETSRLWARVNAKIEPEWVEPLAEHLLKRTYSEPHWEKDQAAVMAYEKVTLYGVPIVAQRKVNYGRIDPESSRELFIRNALVEGDWRTHHKFFADNRRLLSEVEELEHRARRRDIVVDDDTLFDFYDQRVPEHVVSGAHFDSWWKHKRHEEPEFLDFEREMLIRESAEAVTKADYPDSWRQGPLKFRVTYQFEPGADADGVTVHIPLQVLNQVKDEGFDWQIPGLREELVTELIRSLPKPIRRNYVPAPNFAKRFLDTAVPLQEPLTTTMARELKRMVGVPFEAEDFDQSRIPDHLRITFRIVDERRRKLAEDKDLEALRLQLKPKARQALSQAAAATASREGGESLERKGLTDWTIGTLTRVFETRRAGQPVKAYPALVDDGDTVSVRLFDTEAEQAEAMWKGTRRLIVRNIPVSAAKFASEKLTNPQKLALSANPHGSIQALFDDCATAAADKLIGDFGGPAWDEESYRKLYDKVRAEIVDTTVRTVGQVQQVLAAWQACERRLKAVRSPALLANLTDVRKQLDALVKPGFVTETGLRRLPDLMRYLVAADRRLQQMPTNVQRDTTRMEKVHEMQDEYAWLLEQLPQGRPVPQQVLDIRWMIEELRVSYFAHALGTAYPVSDKRIVKAIDTLAP, from the coding sequence ATGTCTACGCACCCTGCCCCCGCCCCCGGCACCCCCGCCTTCGGGGAGCTCGCCGCCCGCCTGACCGAGCTGTCCCTGCGTGACGCGCACCGGCTCGGGCGCAGGCTCGAAGGCGCGCGCAAGATCCGCAAGCCTCAGGCGCGGGCCGCCGTGCTGGCCGAGATCGAGGCCGAGGTCGGCAAGGGCGAGGAGCGGGTGGGTGCGCGCCGTACCCGCGTGCCCGCCGTGTCGTACCCCGAGCAGCTTCCGGTCAGCCAGAAGAAGGACGACATCGCGGCCGCCATCCGCGATCACCAGGTCGTGATCGTCGCCGGTGAGACCGGGTCCGGCAAGACCACCCAGATCCCGAAGATCTGCCTGGAGCTCGGCCGGGGCGTCAAGGGCATGATCGGGCACACCCAGCCCCGCCGGATCGCCGCCCGCACGGTCGCCGAGCGGGTCGCCGAGGAGCTGGACACCCCGCTCGGCGAGGCCGTCGGCTGGAAGGTGCGCTTCACCGACCAGGTGAACCCGGAGGCCACCTTCGTCAAGCTGATGACGGACGGCATCCTGCTCGCCGAGATCCAGACCGACCGCGAGCTGCGCGCCTACGACACGATCATCATCGACGAGGCCCACGAGCGGTCCCTCAACATCGACTTCCTGCTCGGATACCTGGCGCAGCTGCTGCCGAAGCGTCCCGACCTCAAGGTCGTCATCACCTCGGCGACCATCGACCCCGAGCGGTTCTCCCGGCACTTCGGTGATGCCCCGATCGTCGAGGTCAGCGGCCGTACGTATCCCGTGGAGGTCCGCTACCGCCCGCTCCTCGAAGAGGACTCGGACGACTCCGACCGCGACCAGATCACCGCGATCTGCGACGCCGTGGAGGAGCTCCAGGGCGAGGGCAAGGGCGACATCCTCGTCTTCCTCTCCGGCGAGCGGGAGATCCGGGACACCGCGGACGCGCTCACGAAGAAGGCGTATCGCTTCACGGAGGTCCTCCCCCTTTACGCCCGGCTCTCGCACGCCGAGCAGCACCGCGTGTTCCAGCCGCACACCGGGCGCAGGATCGTTCTGGCGACCAACGTCGCCGAGACCTCCCTGACCGTGCCGGGCATCAAGTACGTCATCGACCCCGGCTTCGCCCGCATCTCCCGCTACAGCCACCGCACCAAGGTCCAGCGGCTGCCCATCGAGCCGGTCTCGCAGGCCAGCGCCAACCAGCGCAAGGGCCGCTGCGGACGTACCTCCGACGGCATCTGCATCCGCCTGTACAGCGAAGAGGACTTCGACGCCCGCCCGGAGTTCACGGACGCGGAGATCCTGCGGACGAACCTCGCCTCCGTCATCCTGCAGATGACCGCGGCCGGCCTCGGCGACATCGAGAAGTTCCCCTTCATCGATCCGCCGGACCACCGCAACATCCGCGACGGCGTCCAGCTCCTGCAGGAACTGGGCGCGTTGGACCCGGAGCAGAAGGACGCACGCAAGCGGCTCACCGACACCGGCCGCAAGCTCGCGCAGCTGCCCGTCGACCCGCGCCTGGCGCGCATGGTCCTGGAGGCCGACAAGAACGGCTGTGTCCGCGAGGTCATGGTCATAGCCGCCGCCCTGTCCATTCAGGACCCGCGCGAGCGCCCGGCCGACAAGCAGACCCAGGCCGACCAGCAGCACGCCCGCTTCAAGGACGAGACCAGCGACTTCCTCGCGTACCTGAATCTGTGGCGGTACGTCCGCGAGCAGCAGAAGGAGCGGGGCTCGAGCTCCTTCCGCCGGATGTGCAAGCAGGAGTACCTGAACTTCCTGCGCATCCGCGAATGGCAGGACATCTACTCGCAGTTGAGGACCGTCGCCAAGCAGATGGGCATCCACCTCAACGAGGACGACGCACCCGACCAGTCCGTCCATGTCTCCCTCCTCGCCGGCCTGCTCTCGCACATCGGCATGAAGGACGTGAAGGACGGCAACAAGAACGAGTACCTGGGCGCCCGCAGCGCCAAGTTCGCGATCTTCCCAGGCTCGGCACTCTTCAAGAAGCAGCCGCGTTTCGTGATGTCGGCGGAGCTGGTGGAGACCTCGCGCCTGTGGGCCCGGGTCAACGCGAAGATCGAGCCGGAGTGGGTCGAGCCCCTGGCAGAGCACCTGCTGAAGCGGACGTACTCCGAACCGCACTGGGAGAAGGACCAGGCCGCGGTGATGGCGTACGAGAAGGTCACGCTGTACGGCGTGCCGATCGTCGCCCAGCGGAAGGTGAACTACGGCCGGATCGACCCGGAGTCCTCCCGCGAGCTTTTCATCCGCAACGCCCTGGTCGAGGGCGACTGGCGCACCCACCACAAGTTCTTCGCCGACAACCGCAGACTCCTCAGCGAGGTCGAGGAGTTGGAGCACCGGGCACGGCGCCGGGACATCGTGGTCGACGACGACACGCTCTTCGACTTCTACGACCAGCGGGTGCCCGAACACGTCGTGTCCGGGGCGCACTTCGACTCGTGGTGGAAGCACAAGCGGCACGAGGAGCCGGAGTTCCTGGACTTCGAGCGGGAGATGCTCATCCGGGAGTCGGCGGAGGCGGTCACCAAGGCCGACTATCCCGACTCCTGGCGGCAGGGACCACTGAAGTTCCGGGTGACGTACCAGTTCGAGCCGGGCGCGGACGCGGACGGCGTGACGGTCCACATCCCGCTCCAGGTCCTGAACCAGGTGAAGGACGAGGGCTTCGACTGGCAGATCCCGGGCCTCAGGGAGGAGTTGGTGACGGAGCTGATCCGTTCCCTGCCCAAGCCGATCCGCCGCAACTACGTACCGGCACCGAACTTCGCGAAACGCTTCCTGGACACGGCCGTCCCGTTGCAGGAGCCCTTGACGACCACCATGGCGCGCGAACTCAAGCGCATGGTCGGCGTGCCCTTCGAGGCGGAGGACTTCGACCAGTCGAGGATCCCCGACCACCTCCGCATCACCTTCCGGATCGTCGACGAGCGGCGCCGCAAGCTGGCCGAGGACAAGGACCTGGAGGCGCTGCGGCTCCAGTTGAAGCCGAAGGCCCGCCAGGCCCTCTCCCAGGCGGCGGCCGCGACCGCGTCCCGCGAGGGCGGCGAGTCCCTGGAGCGCAAGGGCCTGACCGACTGGACGATCGGCACGCTCACCCGGGTCTTCGAGACCCGTCGGGCCGGCCAGCCCGTGAAGGCCTACCCGGCCCTGGTCGACGACGGTGACACCGTCTCCGTGCGCCTCTTCGACACCGAGGCCGAGCAGGCCGAGGCGATGTGGAAGGGCACGCGCCGGCTGATCGTGCGCAACATCCCGGTGAGCGCGGCGAAGTTCGCCTCCGAGAAGCTGACGAACCCCCAGAAGCTGGCCCTGTCGGCGAACCCGCACGGCTCGATCCAGGCGCTGTTCGACGACTGCGCGACGGCGGCCGCGGACAAGCTGATCGGGGACTTCGGGGGGCCGGCGTGGGACGAGGAGTCGTACCGGAAGCTGTACGACAAGGTGCGCGCCGAGATCGTCGACACGACGGTCCGTACGGTCGGGCAGGTGCAGCAGGTGCTCGCCGCCTGGCAGGCATGCGAACGGCGCCTGAAGGCCGTGCGGAGCCCGGCGCTGCTGGCGAACCTGACGGATGTGCGGAAGCAGTTGGACGCGCTCGTGAAGCCGGGTTTCGTGACGGAGACGGGCTTGCGCCGCCTGCCCGACCTGATGCGGTACCTGGTCGCGGCGGACCGGCGTCTGCAGCAGATGCCGACGAACGTCCAGCGGGACACGACCCGTATGGAGAAGGTCCACGAGATGCAGGACGAGTACGCCTGGCTCCTGGAACAACTCCCCCAAGGGCGGCCCGTGCCCCAGCAGGTCCTGGACATCCGCTGGATGATCGAGGAGCTCAGGGTCAGCTATTTCGCCCACGCGCTCGGCACGGCGTACCCCGTCTCCGACAAGCGGATCGTGAAGGCGATCGACACGCTGGCTCCGTGA